A region of the Pseudomonas anguilliseptica genome:
CATCGCGCGCTTCGAGAATGGCCAAATCGTGGTGACAGCTCGGCACTTCCCAGGTCAGGAAGTAACGTGCGGCCTGCAGCTTGCCCTGGTAGAAGTCGGCATCGGCGGCGTTGCCCTCGCCGTTATTGAGTCGGGCCAGGCCTTTTTCGGCACGGATCGCCTGCTCCAGCCAGCGCCAGCCGATCACCGTGTGGCCGAATACCTTGAGGTACAGCGCCGAGTTGGCCAGGCCTTCATTGACCTTGCCGCTCATCAGGTCGCCCAGCAGGGCCAGGGTCACGGCTTGCAGGCCTGCCAGCAGTTGCTCCAGCGGCTGGCGCAGGGCGGTCAGCGAGGCGTGGGCTTCGGCGCGCTGGCAGGTGCCGTGGATCAGCTTGAGCAACTGCTTGAGCGCCGCACCGCCGCTCATCGAGACCTTGCGCCCGAGCAGGTCAAGGGACTGGATGCCGTGGGTGCCTTCATGGATCGGGTTGAGGCGGTTGTCGCGGTAGTACTGCTCCACCGGGTAATCGCGGGTGTAGCCATGGCCGCCGAGAATCTGGATGGCCAGTTCGTTGGCCTTGAGGCAGAACTCCGACGGCCAGGATTTGACGATCGGGGTGAGCAGGTCGAGCAGCTCCAGAGCGCTGCGGCGCTCTTCTTCGGTCTCCAGGGTCAGGGTGTCGTCGAACAGCCGCGCGGCGTACAGACCGAGGTCGAAGGAGCCTTCCACGTAGGCTTTCTGGGTCAGCAGCATGCGCCGCACGTCGGCGTGCTCGATGATCGAAACTTGATTGGAGGTCGGGTCCTTGCCATCGGGAATGCGGCCTTGCGGGCGCTGGCGGGCGTAGTCCAGCGAGTACAGGTAGCCGGCGTAGCCGAGCATCACTGCGCCCATGCCGACGCCAATGCGCGCCTCGTTCATCATCTGGAACATGTAGCTCAGGCCATGGTGCGGTTTGCCCACCAGGTAGCCGACGCAATCGCCGTTATCACCAAAGTTCAGCGCCGTGGAGGTGGTGCCGCGCCAGCCCATCTTGTGGAACAGCCCGGCCAGGACCATGTCGTTACGCTTGCCCAGGCTACCGTCAGCGTTGACCAGAAACTTCGGCACGATAAACAGGCTGATGCCTTTCACGCCCGGCGGCGCATCCGGCAGCTTGGCCAGCACCATGTGCACGATGTTTTCTGACAGCGGATGGTCGCCGCCGGAGATAAAGATCTTGTTGCCTTTGAGTCGGTACGTGCCGTCTTCGGCCGGCTCGGCGCGGGTGCGGATGTCCGACAGCGAGGAGCCGGCATGCGGCTCGGTCAACGCCATGGTGCCGAAGAAGCGGCCATCGATCATCGGCTGCAGAAAGCGCTGCTTCTGCTCGGCGGTGCCGAAGTTCTCGATCAGGTTGGCCGCGCCCATGGTCAGGAACGGGTAGGAGGTGGTCGCCGCGTTGGCCGACTGGAAGTGCGCGAAGCAGGCCTGCGACAGCAGGTTGGGCAGCTGCATGCCGCCGACTTCGAATTCGCGGGTGGCGTTAAGGAAGCCGGCTTCGAGGAAGGCGTCCACCGCCGGTTTCACTTCGGGGATCAGCACCGCCGCGCCGTCGACATACTCCGGCTCGTGTTCGTCATTCTTGCGGTTGTGCGGGGCAAACAGGTTTTCCGCGATGCTGCGGGCGGTGTCGATGGCGGCGTCAAAGGTTTCGCGGCTGTGTTCCGCGAAACGCTCGCGCTGGGTCAGGCCTTCGGCGTCCAGCACTTCGTACAGCTCGAAGGCCAGGTTGCGGGAACTGAGCAGGGACTCGGACATAGGTGTGCCTCCGGTTACGATGCCGCGAGTCTAGGGATGGTCTGAAGTAGCCCTGTATTTCCGGTCAACTTCAGCCTCCGCTGATTTTGAAAGCGGAAAACTGATCAAAAACGATCAAGTCATCCGCTCATTTCGGTGTTTCTGGCCGCCGCGAGCACCTCGCAGCGGTCATTTCCCACATTACAGGCGCACCTCTCCTGCATTCGTCAGCAAATGTCGACGGGCCATCCACAGGTTCGACAGGGCGAACAGCGTTACCAGTTGTGCGGTGTTTTTGGCCAGGCCACGGAAGCGCGTCTTCACATAACCGAACTGGCGCTTGATCACGCGAAACGGATGCTCGACCTTGGCGCGCACTTGGGCTTTGGCCTTCTCGATCTTGCGCTTGGCTTTGTATAACCCGCTGCGCTTATCGAGCTTCCTGTAGGTGCTGCGGCGTGCCGCCACCTGCCAGATTACCTTCCGACCTTCATGCTCCGGACGCTTTTCGACACCGGTGTAACCTGCGTCAGTACACACCACGTTTTCGTCGCCGTGCAGCAGTTTGTCTACCTGGGTGACATCCGCCACGTTGGCTGCCGTGCCTACTACGCTGTGCACCAGACCCGACTCGTCATCCACGCCGATGTGCGCCTTCATGCCGAAGTAGTACTGGTTGCCCTTCTTTGTTTGGTGCATTTCCGGATCGCGCTTACGGTCCTTGTTCTTGGTCGAACTCGGCGCATTGATCAACGTGGCATCGACGATGGTGCCCTGGCGCAGTGACAGACCACGGTCGCCCAGGTAGCCGTTAATCACGGCCAAGATGCCTGCAGCCAGCTCGTGTTTCTCCAGCAAGCGACGGAAGTTGAGGATGGTGGTTTCATCGGGAATGCGCTCCAGGCTTAAGCCGGCGAACTGGCGCAGGATGGTGGTCTCGTACAGCGTTTCCTCCATCGCCGGATCGCTGTAACCGAACCAGTTTTGCATCAGATGCACACGCAGCATCGCCATCAGCGCATAGGCGGGCCTGCCACCTTCGCCCTTCGGGTAGTGCGGATCGATCAGGGTGACCAATCCTTCCCACGGCACTACTCGATCCATCTCGATCAGGAACAACTCTTTGCGGGTCTGCTTGCGCTTGCCTGCGTACTCGGCGTCGGCGAAGGTCATCTGCTTCATCGGAAAACTCGACGGGTGGAATCCGGGTATTTTGCCAAAATCAGGAAGTCTTCTTCAGAGTTTCCCTAGGCAGGCGCGTGCGCAGCTCCCAGCACTATCAATTAGCGTGATAACGGGGCGTTGGGCCGGGGCGGTTGAGTAGGGTGGATGGCGCTTTATCCATCCACCAGATCGCAATGGTGGATGAAAAAGACGTCATCCACCCTACGGGGCTGCGCAGTAGCAATCGTGCTTATTGGATAAAGCCCTGAGCCAGCTCGCGGGTCAGTTCGGCGGCACCGATGGACTTGCAGCCGCTGACATTCTGCCCCGCCCAGAGCGGCGAGAAATCACCGCTGCCCAGGCTTTCAGCCTTAGTTCGCAGCGGCGCAATGGCCGCAGTCGCCTGGGGGAACTCCGGCGCAAGGGCGCTGATTGGCCCCAACTCACGTATCACCCGGTTGACGATGCCGCGCGCCGGGCGCCCGCTGAACAGATTGGTCAGGGCGGTATGCCGCGCCGCCGGGCTGTGCAGGGCGGCGCGGTGAAGGGCGCTGGTGCTGGCTTCATCACAGCACAAGTAGGCGGTGCCAATCTGTACCCCGGCCGCACCGAGGGCCATGGCCGCGCGCACGCCCTGGGCATCGGCAATGCCGCCAGCGGCAATCACCGGCAAGCGCACCGCCTGGACGATCTGCGGCAGCAGGGCAAAGGTGCCGAGCTGGCTGCTCAGCTCCTCAGTGAGAAACATGCCGCGATGACCGCCGGCTTCCAGGCCCTGGGCGATAATTGCGTCAGCGCCGTTGGCCTGCAGCCACAGTGCCTCTGCCACCGTGGTTGCCGAGCTAAGCACCTTGGCCCCACAGGCTTTAACCCGTGCCAACAGCTCAGCCGAGGGCAGGCCGAAGTGGAAACTCACCACCGTTGGGCGAAATTCATCCAGCACATCGGCCATCTCGGCACTGAACGGCAGACGGCCGGGCCCGCTGGCGATGGTCGTCGGATCAATGCCGAACTCGGCATAGTAAGGGCCCAGTGCCTCGCGCCAGGTTGCTTCGCGAGCAGCATCGGCGTCTGGCGGGGTGTGGCAGAAGAAGTTCAGGTTATAGGGCTTGCTGGTTTTCTCGTGCAGTGCCTGCAGCTCCTTGCGCAAGCCGGCGGCGTCGAGCATGGCGCAGGGCAGCGAACCGAGCGCGCCGGCATTCGATACGGCGGCGGCCAAACCGTGCAGCTGTGCGCCGGCCATCGGTGCCTGAATCAGTGGCAGCTCAATGCCCAATAGGTCTTGCAGTGACATGTAGGTTCTCCCTTGCCTGACGGATCAGCGGCCACCGTACTGATCCATCCGGCGTCTGGCAAACTGGTAAACTGCCCGGCCACAGGAGCCCGTCCCCAATGAACTACCGCCACGCCTTCCATGCCGGCAACCATGCCGATGTGCTGAAACACTGCGTCCTCACTCGCCTGATCGCCCTGCTGTCAAGCAAGGAGGCGCCGTTCGCCTACCTCGACAGCCATGCCGGCATCGGCCTGTATGACCTGCGCGGCGACCAGGCCAGTCGCACGGGTGAGTGGCTGGAAGGTATCGCCCGACTGTGGCAGGCCAGCGATGTGCCGGACCCGCTGCTTGACTATCTGGAAGTGATCCGTGCGATGAACCCGGATGGCGAGCTGCGCCATTACCCAGGCTCACCGGAGTTGGCGCGGCTGCTGACCCGTGAGCAGGACCGCCTGCATCTGAACGAGAAACACCCGGAAGACGGTCGTCTGCTCAAGGAAAACATGCACGGTGACCGCCGTGTTGCGGTGCACCTGGGCGAGGGTTGGTATGTTCCGCGCGCCCTGCTGCCGACCCGCGAGAAGCGCGCCCTGCTGCTGATCGATCCACCCTTCGAGCAGGTCGATGAGATGGAACGCTGCGCCCAGTCGTTGAGCGAAGCCATCGGCCGTATGCGCCAGGCGGTGGTGGCGATCTGGTACCCGATCAAGGACCTACGTCAGCTCAGCCGCTTTTACCGCGACCTGCAAAAAAGCAAAGCGCCCAAGCTGCTGCGCGTCGAACTCTATGTACACCCCACCGATGAAGCCGCGCGGCTGAACGGCTCCGGCCTGGTGATCAGCAACCCGCCATGGGGCTTGGAAGAGGAACTCAAGCAGATCCTGCCGTGGCTCGCCGACCTGCTGGGGCAAAGCCAGGGCGGCTGGCGACTGGATTGGCTGATCGAGGAAAGTAGCGGCAGCTAACGGCCCTGCGTAGGCTCAACGAAGTAGCTCAGCTGCTGGCGCGGATTAAGGTATTCCAGCGCCTCGCGCGGTAGCTGGGCCGGGCGCAGGCTGTTGGCGATGACGAGGCGCGGTTCCTGCTCGAGGTCGATGATCATTGCCTCGTTTTTGGGCACGCCGGCGTCATAGACAATCAGCGTCGGTTTCAGCGGCTGGCTCGGGTTCATGCCCAGTACCAGGCCGTAGCGTTGATCCTCCAGTTGCACCAGGCAGCCGGGCGGGTAAACGCCCATGCAGCGGATAAAGGCTTTCAGCGCCACCGCATCGAAGCGCGCATTGTATTGTTTGAACATCAGCGCCAGGGCTTCGTGCGGGCTGAGACCATCGCGCGGGTTCAGCGGGTTACAGAGGTTGTCGAACTGGTTGGCAATGCACACCAGGCGGCTCAGACGGCCAATTGCGGCTTCACGCAGCTGGCGTGGGTAGCCGCTGCCATCGCAGTACTCATGGTGTTCGTTGATGATGCGTAGCACCTCATCATCCAGCATCAGTTTCTGGCCCATGCGCAGGCCGAATTCGCAGTGCAGTTGCAGTAGCTGTTGTTCCGGGCGGGTCAGCGGTTCGCTTTTCAGCAGCACCTTGCTCGGTACTTCCAGCTTACCGACATCGTGCAGCAGTGCGCCGAGGCCGAGGATATGGCAATCCTCGCTGTCCAGGCCGAGCTGGCGACCCAGCATCAGGCTCAGCACCGTGACGTTCAGTGAGTGGAAATAACTGTCTTCGGCGGCCTTGCTGTTGATGCTGTGCAGCACCACGCCGCTGCCGCCGAGCAGGGTTTCGACCATAGCGCCGACAATCTCGCCGGCCTGTTTGATGGCGTCTTCTGGACGGCTGCGCAGGGTCTGGTTAAGTGTCTTGACCTGTTGGCTGGCTTGGACGAACTTGCGGTCCACCTCGGCCAGTCGTTTGCGCAACGTCTTGAGCTTTTCCGTGCGGGCCTGGCTGGCCTGCTGTTGCGGGCTGAGCGTTGGTGCTGCTACGGGCTCGGCCGCAACCGGGGCCGCAGTGGCGTCCAGCGGCGGGCAATCGCTGCGCGCCGGGTCATAGCGCAGGCGCTCCAGGCCTAGGGCGCGCAGGGCCTTGATCTGCCCTTCGTCCTTGATCTTGAAATTGCTGAAAGCAAAGTTGTGCTCCCACCAGGCCAGTTCGAGCTGGATATACAGGCCGACGCACAGCTGATCGGGGGAGATGTAGGCGGAGGTCGCAGGCATGCGGGTATCGGCGATGGTGGCTATTGGCTTGCAGTCTAGCGGTTTGCCTATGAGCTGGCAGCAATCGGCAAGCACTTCTGTGCCTAGGTGCGGCTTGTTAGGGAAACTCTGAATAAGTCTTCCTGATTTTGGCAAAATGCCCGGACGCCACCCACCGAGTTTTCCGATGAAGCAGATGACCTTCGCCGATGCCGAGTACGCCGGCAAGCGCAAGCAGACCCGCAAAGAGTTGTTCCTGATCGAGATGGATCGGGTGGTGCCGTGGAAGGGCTTGATTGCCCTGATCGATCCACATTACCCCAAGGGTGAAGGCGGTCGCCCGGCGTACCCGTTGATGGCGATGCTGCGTGTTCATCTGATGCAAAACTGGCTCGGTTACAGCGATCCTGCGATGGAAGAGGCGCTGTACGAAACGACCATTCTGCGGCAGTTCGCCGGGTTGAGCCTGGAGCGTATCCCTGACGAAACCACCATCCTCAACTTCCGTCGCGTACTGGAAAAAAACGAACTGGCGGCTGGCATCTTGGCTGTGATCAACGGCTACCTGGGGGATCGCGGCCTGTCCCTGCGCCAGGGCACCATCGTCGATGCGACGTTGATCAATGCGCCCAGCTCGACCAAAAACAAAGACGGTAAACGCGACCCGGAGATGCACCAGACCAAGAAGGGCAACCAGTACTACTTCGGCATGAAGGCCCACATCGGTGTGGATGACAAGTCTGGACTGGTGCACAGCGTGGTGGGCACGGCGGCCAACGTGGCGGACGTCACCCAGGTGGATAAGCTGCTGCATGGCGACGAGAACGTGGTTTGTACCGACGCAGGTTACACCGGTGTGGAAAAGCGTCCGGAGTATGAGGGTCGGAAGGTTATCTGGCAGGTGGCGGCACGCCGCAGCACCTACAAGAAACTCGATAAGCGCAGCGCGCTATACAAAGCCAAGCGCAAGATCGAGAAGGCCAAAGCCCAGGTGCGCGCCAAGGTCGAGCACCCGTTTCGGGTGATCAAGCGGCAGTTCGGCTATGTGAAGACGCGCTTCCGCGGCCTGGCCAAGAACACGGCGCAGTTGGTCACGCTGTTTGCGCTGTCGAACCTGTGGATGGCACGCAGACATTTACTGGCAACTGCAGGAGAGGTGCGCCCGTAATATGGGCAATAGCCGCCGCGAGGTGCTCGCGGCGGCTAAAAACACAAAAATAAGCGGATGATATGATCGTTTTTGATCGATTTTCCGCTTTCAAAATCAGCGGAGGCTGAAGTCGGCCTGAAACGCATGGCTACTTCAGAGGATCCTTAGTTGTGTTGCAGCTCTTGTTCGACCTCATCGGCCCAGGCCAGCCAGGACTGTTCGCCAAGAATGCCGCGGCGCAGGGTCAGGTAGGGCAGGCGCAGCGCTTTGCGTTGCTCATCGGGCAGGGCCAGGTAGTCACGCTCGATGCTGAGCAGGCTGTCCAGGGTCTTGCGGTGCAGGGCTATATGGCGCTGCATTTCCTCGCGCAGGTTATCCAGCGAGGTATGCGCACCGGCGTATAGCTTTACCAGCAGTGCATCGTTGATCTTGTTCGGCTGCACCGGCTCGCCCAGCCAGCGCAGCAGTTCGGTGTGGCCGGCTGGGGTGAGGCGGTAGTTCTTCTTGTCCGGACGGGTGTCCTGGGTCTGCGCCTCGAACTCCAGCCAGCCGGCCTCACTGAGTTTTTTCAGCTCCAGATAAACCTGCTGGTGTTTGGCGTTCCAGAAGTAGCCGAGACCATCCTTGAAGCGCTTGAGCAGGTCGTAGCCGCTGCCGGGTTCACTTTCCAGCAGGATAAGGATGGCGTGCTTGAGCGACATAGGCGGGTTTCACCGGCTGCAATTGAGGTGCGCCGCAGTATACGGACTATGCAAAAAGTTGCATTGATCCCAGTCGCTGTCTAGTATGCAAAAAATTGCATAACAAGAATAACGCAGGAGCTTCCCATGAAACGCACCGGTACCCGCTTCCGTCCGCGCCTAGTTCAGGGTGATTACGATGCCATCATCATCGGCTCCGGTATCGGCGGCCTGACCACCGCCGCGTTGTTGGCCAAGCTCGGCAAGCGCGTGTGTGTGCTGGAGCAGCACTACACCGCAGGCGGCTACACCCACAGCTATGAGCGCGAAGGCTACGAGTGGGATGTGGGCGTGCATTACATCGGCGAGGTGCATAAACCCTGGTCGGCGATCCGGCGGGTGTTCGATGTGATCAGCGACGGCAAGCTCGAATGGGCGCCAATGGATGCGCACTATGACCGCGTCGTGATCGGCGAGCAGACTTACGACTACGTGGCCGGACGCGAGGAATTCAAGGCGGAGATGGCGCGCCACTTTCCCGGGGAAACTGCGGTGCTGGAGCGCTATGTCGACCTGCTGAGCGAAGTCAGCGCCAAGGTGCCGCGCTTCTTCGCCGGGCAAGCCCTGCCGCGTTCACTGGGCATGCTCTACAGCAAGCTACGCCGTTTCTGGCTGCCGGATTACTTCTTCAAAACCACCCGTGAAGTGCTCGAAGGCCTGACCGACAATCAGGAGTTGATAGGCGTGCTCACCGCGCAATGGGGTGATTACGGCCTGCCGCCGGCTGAAGCCGCATTTGTGATGCACGCGATGGTCGCCAAGCACTACATCACCGGCGGTAACTACCCGGTGGGCGGCGCGACGAAGATTTCCGAAACCATTATCCCGGTGATCGAAGCCGCGGGCGGCCAGGTGTTCACCTATGCCGGGGTCGACAAGATCCTGGTGGAGAACGGTCGCGCGGTCGGTGTGCGCATGCAGAAAGACGGCTTCGAGATCCGCGCGCCACAGATCGTCAGCTGCGCCGGTCTGGTGCCGACCTATACCCGTCTACTCGACCATCAGGTGGCCAGTGACCATGGCCTGCTGGAGCAACTGCCCAAGGTCAAACTGTCGGCTGCCACCCTTTGCCTGTACGCCGGCTTCAAGGGCAGCGCCGCCGAGCTGAAACTGCCGAAGACCAATTACTGGGTCTACCCGACCCACAACCACGACCATAACGTCAGCAGCTTTATGGCCGGGCAGAACCCGGCGATGCCGCTGATCTACATCAGCTTCCCCTCGGCCAAGGACCCGGCCTGGGATGCGCATTATCCGAACAAGGCCACGGTGGAGATCGTCGCACCGACCCAGCCGCAGTGGTTCGCCCAGTGGAAGGGCACAACCTGGGGCAAGCGCGGCGCCGACTACGAGGCGTTCAAGGCCGAGCTGACCGAGCAGTTGCTGGAAACTCTCTACCAGCATCAGCCGCAACTGCGCGGCGCGCTGGATTTCTGCGAGCTGGGCACGCCGCTGTCCACCGAGTGGTACCAGTGGAACGAGCAGGGCGAGATCTACGGCATCGACCACACGGTAGAGCGCTTCGAACAGCACTGGATTCACAGCCAGACGCCGATCAAGGGCCTGTATCTGACTGGCGCCGATACAGTGACTGCAGGGGTAGGCGGGGCGCTGATGGCCGGGGTACTGACTGCCTCACGCATGCTGGGTTGGCGTGGTTACAAGGTCGGCAAATTGTTGAAAAGCTGGAAGGCGGAAACTGCCGCCGATGGCAGTGCGGC
Encoded here:
- a CDS encoding acyl-CoA dehydrogenase; this encodes MSESLLSSRNLAFELYEVLDAEGLTQRERFAEHSRETFDAAIDTARSIAENLFAPHNRKNDEHEPEYVDGAAVLIPEVKPAVDAFLEAGFLNATREFEVGGMQLPNLLSQACFAHFQSANAATTSYPFLTMGAANLIENFGTAEQKQRFLQPMIDGRFFGTMALTEPHAGSSLSDIRTRAEPAEDGTYRLKGNKIFISGGDHPLSENIVHMVLAKLPDAPPGVKGISLFIVPKFLVNADGSLGKRNDMVLAGLFHKMGWRGTTSTALNFGDNGDCVGYLVGKPHHGLSYMFQMMNEARIGVGMGAVMLGYAGYLYSLDYARQRPQGRIPDGKDPTSNQVSIIEHADVRRMLLTQKAYVEGSFDLGLYAARLFDDTLTLETEEERRSALELLDLLTPIVKSWPSEFCLKANELAIQILGGHGYTRDYPVEQYYRDNRLNPIHEGTHGIQSLDLLGRKVSMSGGAALKQLLKLIHGTCQRAEAHASLTALRQPLEQLLAGLQAVTLALLGDLMSGKVNEGLANSALYLKVFGHTVIGWRWLEQAIRAEKGLARLNNGEGNAADADFYQGKLQAARYFLTWEVPSCHHDLAILEARDDTCLSMQDAWF
- a CDS encoding IS5 family transposase, which translates into the protein MKQMTFADAEYAGKRKQTRKELFLIEMDRVVPWEGLVTLIDPHYPKGEGGRPAYALMAMLRVHLMQNWFGYSDPAMEETLYETTILRQFAGLSLERIPDETTILNFRRLLEKHELAAGILAVINGYLGDRGLSLRQGTIVDATLINAPSSTKNKDRKRDPEMHQTKKGNQYYFGMKAHIGVDDESGLVHSVVGTAANVADVTQVDKLLHGDENVVCTDAGYTGVEKRPEHEGRKVIWQVAARRSTYRKLDKRSGLYKAKRKIEKAKAQVRAKVEHPFRVIKRQFGYVKTRFRGLAKNTAQLVTLFALSNLWMARRHLLTNAGEVRL
- a CDS encoding NAD(P)H-dependent flavin oxidoreductase; amino-acid sequence: MSLQDLLGIELPLIQAPMAGAQLHGLAAAVSNAGALGSLPCAMLDAAGLRKELQALHEKTSKPYNLNFFCHTPPDADAAREATWREALGPYYAEFGIDPTTIASGPGRLPFSAEMADVLDEFRPTVVSFHFGLPSAELLARVKACGAKVLSSATTVAEALWLQANGADAIIAQGLEAGGHRGMFLTEELSSQLGTFALLPQIVQAVRLPVIAAGGIADAQGVRAAMALGAAGVQIGTAYLCCDEASTSALHRAALHSPAARHTALTNLFSGRPARGIVNRVIRELGPISALAPEFPQATAAIAPLRTKAESLGSGDFSPLWAGQNVSGCKSIGAAELTRELAQGFIQ
- a CDS encoding 23S rRNA (adenine(2030)-N(6))-methyltransferase RlmJ, translating into MNYRHAFHAGNHADVLKHCVLTRLIALLSSKEAPFAYLDSHAGIGLYDLRGDQASRTGEWLEGIARLWQASDVPDPLLDYLEVIRAMNPDGELRHYPGSPELARLLTREQDRLHLNEKHPEDGRLLKENMHGDRRVAVHLGEGWYVPRALLPTREKRALLLIDPPFEQVDEMERCAQSLSEAIGRMRQAVVAIWYPIKDLRQLSRFYRDLQKSKAPKLLRVELYVHPTDEAARLNGSGLVISNPPWGLEEELKQILPWLADLLGQSQGGWRLDWLIEESSGS
- a CDS encoding HD-GYP domain-containing protein; translated protein: MPATSAYISPDQLCVGLYIQLELAWWEHNFAFSNFKIKDEGQIKALRALGLERLRYDPARSDCPPLDATAAPVAAEPVAAPTLSPQQQASQARTEKLKTLRKRLAEVDRKFVQASQQVKTLNQTLRSRPEDAIKQAGEIVGAMVETLLGGSGVVLHSINSKAAEDSYFHSLNVTVLSLMLGRQLGLDSEDCHILGLGALLHDVGKLEVPSKVLLKSEPLTRPEQQLLQLHCEFGLRMGQKLMLDDEVLRIINEHHEYCDGSGYPRQLREAAIGRLSRLVCIANQFDNLCNPLNPRDGLSPHEALALMFKQYNARFDAVALKAFIRCMGVYPPGCLVQLEDQRYGLVLGMNPSQPLKPTLIVYDAGVPKNEAMIIDLEQEPRLVIANSLRPAQLPREALEYLNPRQQLSYFVEPTQGR
- a CDS encoding IS5 family transposase; translated protein: MKQMTFADAEYAGKRKQTRKELFLIEMDRVVPWKGLIALIDPHYPKGEGGRPAYPLMAMLRVHLMQNWLGYSDPAMEEALYETTILRQFAGLSLERIPDETTILNFRRVLEKNELAAGILAVINGYLGDRGLSLRQGTIVDATLINAPSSTKNKDGKRDPEMHQTKKGNQYYFGMKAHIGVDDKSGLVHSVVGTAANVADVTQVDKLLHGDENVVCTDAGYTGVEKRPEYEGRKVIWQVAARRSTYKKLDKRSALYKAKRKIEKAKAQVRAKVEHPFRVIKRQFGYVKTRFRGLAKNTAQLVTLFALSNLWMARRHLLATAGEVRP
- a CDS encoding PadR family transcriptional regulator, with the translated sequence MSLKHAILILLESEPGSGYDLLKRFKDGLGYFWNAKHQQVYLELKKLSEAGWLEFEAQTQDTRPDKKNYRLTPAGHTELLRWLGEPVQPNKINDALLVKLYAGAHTSLDNLREEMQRHIALHRKTLDSLLSIERDYLALPDEQRKALRLPYLTLRRGILGEQSWLAWADEVEQELQHN
- a CDS encoding phytoene desaturase family protein, with product MKRTGTRFRPRLVQGDYDAIIIGSGIGGLTTAALLAKLGKRVCVLEQHYTAGGYTHSYEREGYEWDVGVHYIGEVHKPWSAIRRVFDVISDGKLEWAPMDAHYDRVVIGEQTYDYVAGREEFKAEMARHFPGETAVLERYVDLLSEVSAKVPRFFAGQALPRSLGMLYSKLRRFWLPDYFFKTTREVLEGLTDNQELIGVLTAQWGDYGLPPAEAAFVMHAMVAKHYITGGNYPVGGATKISETIIPVIEAAGGQVFTYAGVDKILVENGRAVGVRMQKDGFEIRAPQIVSCAGLVPTYTRLLDHQVASDHGLLEQLPKVKLSAATLCLYAGFKGSAAELKLPKTNYWVYPTHNHDHNVSSFMAGQNPAMPLIYISFPSAKDPAWDAHYPNKATVEIVAPTQPQWFAQWKGTTWGKRGADYEAFKAELTEQLLETLYQHQPQLRGALDFCELGTPLSTEWYQWNEQGEIYGIDHTVERFEQHWIHSQTPIKGLYLTGADTVTAGVGGALMAGVLTASRMLGWRGYKVGKLLKSWKAETAADGSAAADVAG